Proteins co-encoded in one Setaria viridis chromosome 9, Setaria_viridis_v4.0, whole genome shotgun sequence genomic window:
- the LOC117840587 gene encoding endo-1,4-beta-xylanase 4, with product MKPLYNGGIIQNGAFNSGLMGWSTHRNIKAGVRSSPSGNKFAVVQGAGGTLSISGNVLPSHSVYQRVRMQRDTHYSLSAWLQVPAGSAHVKAVVKAPNGERVIAGAVVARSGCWSMLKGGMTTYSSGHGEIYFESDAPVDIWVDSVSLQPFSFDEWDAHARRSANTTRRSTIRLVARGADHKPMANATVIIELLRAGFPFGNTMTKEILNLPAYEKWFTSRFTVATFENEMKWYSTEWNQNQEDYRIPDAMLKLTNKYGIRVRGHNVFWDDQNSQIRWVRPMNTDQLKAAMQKRLKSVVSRYAGKVIHWDVVNENLHFNFFEGKFGPTASAQIYNQVGQIDHNAILFMNEFNTLEQPGDPNPVPSKYVAKMNQIRSYPGNGGLKLGVGLESHFSTPNIPYMRSALDTLAKMNLPMWLTEVDVVKGPNQVKFLEQVLREGYGHPNVNGMIMWAAWHANGCYVMCLTDNSFKNLPVGNVVDKLIAEWKTHRTAATTDENGIVELNLPHGEYNFTVTHPSVKGTAIHTMTVDAASSASDHTITVKA from the exons ATGAAGCCCCTGTACAACGGCGGCATCATCCAGAACGGCGCGTTCAACAGCGGCCTGATGGGCTGGTCGACGCACcggaacatcaaggccggcgtGCGCAGCTCGCCGTCCGGCAACAAATTCGCAGTGGTGCAAGGCGCCGGCGGCACGCTGTCCATCAGCGGCAATGTCCTACCGTCCCACAGCGTCTACCAGAGGGTCCGGATGCAGCGCGACACCCACTACTCACTATCCG CATGGCTGCAGGTTCCCGCTGGCTCGGCCCATGTGAAGGCGGTCGTCAAGGCCCCCAACGGCGAGCGCGTCATCGCCGGTGCCGTCGTTGCCCGGTCCGGCTGCTGGAGCATGCTCAAGGGAGGCATGACCACATACTCTTCCGGACACGGAGAGATCTACTTCGAG AGCGATGCGCCCGTGGACATCTGGGTGGACAGCGTCTCGCTGCAGCCATTCAGCTTCGACGAGTGGGACGcccacgcccgccgctccgccaacacgacgaggaggagcaccATCAGGTTGGTGGCCAGGGGTGCCGACCACAAGCCGATGGCGAACGCCACCGTGATCATCGAGCTCCTCCGCGCCGGGTTCCCGTTCGGCAACACGATGACCAAGGAGATCCTGAACCTGCCGGCGTACGAGAAGTGGTTCACGTCGCGCTTCACCGTGGCCACCTTCGAGAACGAGATGAAGTGGTACAGCACCGAGTGGAACCAGAACCAGGAGGACTACCGCATCCCGGACGCCATGCTCAAGCTCACCAACAAGTACGGCATCAGGGTGCGCGGGCACAACGTGTTCTGGGACGACCAGAACTCGCAGATCCGGTGGGTGAGGCCCATGAACACGGACCAGCTCAAGGCGGCCATGCAGAAGCGGCTAAAGTCCGTCGTGTCCCGCTACGCCGGCAAGGTGATCCACTGGGACGTGGTGAACGAGAACCTCCATTTCAACTTCTTCGAGGGCAAGTTCGGCCCCACTGCGTCGGCGCAGATCTACAACCAGGTCGGGCAGATCGACCACAACGCCATCCTCTTCATGAACGAGTTCAACACGCTGGAGCAGCCTGGGGACCCGAATCCGGTTCCCAGCAAGTACGTGGCCAAGATGAACCAGATCCGGAGCTACCCCGGCAATGGCGGGCTCAAGCTCGGCGTTGGCCTCGAGAGCCACTTCTCCACGCCCAACATCCCCTACATGAGGAGCGCTCTGGACACGCTTGCCAAGATGAATCTGCCGATGTGGCTCACCGAGGTGGACGTCGTCAAGGGCCCCAACCAGGTGAAGTTCCTGGAGCAGGTGCTCCGGGAAGGGTACGGCCACCCGAATGTGAACGGCATGATCATGTGGGCGGCGTGGCACGCCAACGGGTGCTACGTGATGTGCCTGACGGATAACAGCTTCAAGAACCTCCCCGTCGGCAACGTCGTCGACAAGCTCATCGCCGAGTGGAAGACGCATcgcacggccgccaccaccgatGAGAATGGCATAGTCGAGCTTAACCTCCCCCATGGCGAGTACAACTTCACCGTGACGCATCCATCCGTCAAGGGCACCGCCATCCACACCATGACGGTGGATGCTGCTTCTTCCGCGTCGGACCACACGATCACCGTCAAAGCCTAG